TGCTGCAGGATCTGTCGAAGCTGAACAGAGACCCGAAGAGGATTCTGTATGTTAGCGGGAATGCTTTTGATACAAGCCTTCAGCCTGAGAACTGTGTGCCAATCAAGCCTTACAAACTGGAGTCTGATGATACGGCGCTTGTTGATCTTATACCCTTCCTCGAATGTAAGTATAGTTACTATTCCAATCTTGTGAACTGCATTTATCAATGTTGGTTAATcctttttttggtttgtttgggTCTGCAGATGTTGCACGTAACGGTCCAGCGGATATCAGACCGGTCCTAGCCTCTTACGAGAGAAAAGATGTTGCCAAAGAGTTCCTTGAGAGGTCCATTGAGTATCAAAAGTGAGTCTTCTTTTCATTACCTATCATAACAATGCAAAATCTGTTGCTAGTTGTCTAATCAGAAGACTGTGTTATTGAATATGGCAGGCGAATGCAAGGACAAAGACAAGGTCGACTCTGGAGGCGCTAGAAGGAtctaaaaacattttatgtATAGTGAGAGACGATTATATCCTCATTGATGCATTACACCATAAAAACAGGAGCAGGAGCTTACTGTTCTTCGCTCTGGGGGAGTTTTAGGTAAACTCCAAACTAAAAATCGTGTCTTTACTCATCAAAAAAGAGTTGTGTTATGTGTGACCTTCTGTCTCGGATTTACAAAGTAAACTTTTTCCATGAGAGTTTCCTTTTTATACGATTAGCAAATTTATGTTGCTCTAATCTAACTACCAAATGAATTAATTATGATTATGAATTTTGAGAAGGAAGTTGGTTGAAACGTCTATTTTGTATGTATTGCATTGGTGGTAAAAATAGAATGATTTACCTGTCAGTTTCATTGCGTGCCTTAAGGTGCAATGACTAATGCAGTTAGGTCAGTCAACCTCTCCAAAGAGGGTCACAAGCCTAACGACCAATTACAAAGATCCTTCACCTGTAAATCATTTTCAATATCGTAGCAGTCAGTAGTTGTTAGAATAACCTAGAACCACAAAATTATTGTACTACAAAACAGAGTCTTGACTTTTATATTGTACGACTCTTAAAACTCACCCACTCATATTTATTACACGACATATATCACAACTTGGAATCACAGACACACACAATCCCACTCTCAAGTTTCACATGTCTCGTcctcttgtcttcttcttcttcttcctctttcttgTCTTGGTCGTCCCTTGTCTTTCCCATGGAGGCGGAGGAGACCACGACGACGATGAAGCTCCACCCGCCAAGAGTTCTGATCTcaaatcaaaatcattaatcACTGTCAAAATCGCGTGTCTTGTCATCATCTTCGTGCTCACGTTCATCAGCGGCGTGTCTCCCTACTTCTTGAAATGGAGCCAAGGGTTTCTGGTCCTGGGAACACAGTTCGCAGGAGGAGTGTTTCTCGCGACGGCCCTGATGCATTTCTTGTCAGATGCAGACGAGACGTTTAGGGATTTGCTGACGGCGGAAGGAGAGTCGGAGCCGTCTCCGGCTTACCCATTTGCTTATATGTTGGCTTGTACTGGTTATATGCTGACCATGCTCGCCGATTCCGTCATCGCTCATGTCTACTCCAAGACCCCATCCAAAGACGTGGAGCTTCAAGGTACCAAACTTGAAAGATTCTTGATTTCTCAAATCTCAATCAAGAATTATGCTGAAAGGTTGCTTCTTTTTTCGTTTTCAGGAGAAGAGAAACCGAATCAAGGTTCAGGGATAGGAGATAGCATTCTACTGATCGTAGCTCTCTGTTTCCACTCTGTTTTTGAAGGCATAGCCATAGGGATCTCAGAGACAAAGGCTGATGCGTGGAGAGCTCTATGGACAATAACACTCCACAAGGTATTCGCAGCTATAGCCATGGGAATAGCTCTTCTCCGTATGATCCCTGACCGTCCTCTGCTCTCATCCATCATGTATTCTTTCGCGTTCGCCATCTCGAGCCCAATAGGTGTTGCGATAGGAATAGTGATCGACGCAACGACGCAAGGGACCGTGGCGGATTGGATATTCGCAGTGTCCATGAGCTTCGCGTGTGGGGTGTTCGTGTACGTGTCGGTGAATCATTTGTTGGCAAAAGGGTATCTTCCCAACCAAAAGGTTAATGTGGATGAGCCTAGGTTTAAGTTTTTGGCTGTTTTGTCTGGAGTTGTTGTCATTGCCATTGTTATGATATGGGACACTTGAATTGTTCTCAAAAGTACTACAGattttagaattataaaattgggttttaaaaaatgtgtaagaaaaacaaaaggttatttGATACTATATAGTTCATTGATTTTTGATGTTTATGTATGGAACAGTCCGGTTTTGTAGAATCAAGTGAACACTAATCGATAGAATGGTTTCCCAAAACATAACAAACGCAATCTCTAGATTGAACAGACTGTATTTATCAATAGGCATGGGCATTTTCCTGTAACTCGAAAAGAAGACAACCGAAAACTATTTTGGATCGGTCCAGATGTATACATTTTATTCTATTGAGtacactagattttgatccggaCTTCAAAAACTCAAAGTTCTTTGGTTATAAAAAGTGTGTAATATAGATTAGTATTTGGTTTTGTAGTACATAATTATATTACTAAATAGTTTTATATCGAAGAAggaaatagtttattttaaattaaatcatttctgaattaatttatttgagattttatgtacgtttttatttaagatttaaCTAGATTATGATCCGCGCgacataacatatatttttttaaataattaaatgttgtTTAGTATCAAGAGATTTTAGcggtataaaattatttttttgtagtttatCTTGCTAATAATTTGGTTTATATTATAatcagtttaattttttgtttataattattttaagaatttactttcaaataatatgttttaacattATTATCTAagtgtattttaatatatatagatatataattattttgttttgtataaattaaatatgaaattgtataatacattatttaatttaatttttagttagtTCAACTCTTTTCGTTgtgaatttttaataaaatctgagtaatttatttgattaattgtatgatatatttaaataaaattttaagtataAAGTTTATTTGATGtcaatttatttcattttatttatatacaatatttaatgtaatatgaaattttatttgaattaaaaaaatgtcattttttatttatgaaaaaataaatacaataacccattaatttaattgatttgatattgattgaattttttttgtattatctaTATCTGCAAAAATAAgttattcttatttttaattttttcataaattatttgaatGTTCTAATCAGTTATTTGATGTaaatatttgaaagaaaattaataaaagttacTGAGAAATAAGACTTAgtgttttatattgtttggacaCAACATCAATTATtgtgttgtttggaaacatatataCTAGTACAATATTATTTCCATAATTACTCTATAAAAGAGGAccgtatttaatttaaaatgctaCAAAAATATGGTCCAAAtaaatgtttctgttttaaagAGAAATTGACAGATTTTGAGCTAATTTAACAGATAGATTTGTAGGGGTTTAAAGAGTTTTCATAATTACATAGTTTGTAATGGGTATTTTATACCTTTAAATGTTGTgaaattatatatcaaaatattttattttgtaaaattttagttaaaaactcGCAATTAAAAACCGGATAAAACTTGGTAAAAACTTGAAAATCCGTCATTAACCCGCAACTGGCACTGGTTACCCAGATAAAAACTGgtgatattttctaaacatataataaaccctgatatacttttaaattttacataaaatttaataaactaaattatttgtaattctttagttttgataaaaaaaattactataatttaaagaaaatgaagaaaatggtgataaaaaaactaaaattcattgttataattcaatatcattttattttcgttattgttaatctatttaaaaattttgtcaattttattttcaataatttttattaattttattataactttcgttaaaagttaattatataGTAATTGTTATTTActcatttattaattttaactaaagTCTTAAGTTGgtataaaaattagttaataatattttttatgagaaggtaaaattaaataaaagattttaagtatttaattatattttgtgtaaacatgaatttttttatatttaactattttcaatattatataaatatattattatatattaaaatttattaatgtattgaTCCATAGTCCACCATAGTCGATCCAGTAATCTGGTGACCGAGAAAATAATCCGGTTCAGTGTTCGGATCAGattaaaaacaagaacaaaagaTGTATATAATGCAAGATAATGAATTGGTCCATGATGCAGATTgttactaataaataataatgaataTATGTTGAATTACTAGAAtattttatatccaaaattttttaaattatcttaATCAtccaaaaaattatcaaaaattcagaaaatttgaCATTAATCCAAAACTcgatttttttacttttctaacCGAATTAACCAAAAAACCAGAACCGAATGGGATCTGAAATTATTCTGATGTAAGCCGGTTCCCAAGTTTGTtacccaaaccgaaccaaaaaaccGAAAGAAACAAATCGAAACCCAATCGAACTTTCTAAATGTTCGAACGCATCCTACAGCTATAGAACCGAACCGAGTACCGAATGTCCACGGCTAATTCTGCACGTTGCTCACGGAACTactctaataattttatataggCAAATTATGATATCTGAAAAAAtagataagaaaataaaagataaataaaaggaGCTGGTAGAAATCTATTATATTCCCCATGAATTAGGAGCAAGAGTTCCGATCAACCCTCCGGTAACCTATTTCAaggttttgaatttttgatgCTTATACAATTTTGCTTAGTCACATTTGGTAACTTTTCTATAAGATGATGATCATAAATAAGAGCTTTGCAGGCACACTTGTAAAATCTGGAGAGGCTATGGCTCCCAAAAAGGTTGAAACTGGTGGTAGAGATTTGATCAGTAGCTTACCAGATGAGCTTCTGAGTGAGATCCTATCTTTGCTTCCAACTAAAACTGCTGCTTCCACATCAATTCTCTCAAAGAGATGGAAGAATCTGTTGTCTCTGGTTCACAACCTTGATTTCGATGAGTCCACCATGGTCTTTGATCCCTCACTACCAAAAGCTGGTCTTCGCTTCATTGATTTCGTGAGGAGAACCCTTGTATTGCTAGGTGATTCTCCCATTCACAAATTATCTTTGGAATGGAAATCTGAGAAAGCTCAGCATCTTATCTACCCTCTGATCTACAATGCCCTACAACGTGAAGTCTTGGAGCTACATTTGATATCACCAAAACGTCAGTTCGTACCGTCTGAGTTGTTCTTTAGCAAGACACTGGTTAAGCTCACTCTAACACTTGGATGTTTTGCCCGAGAAACGACAACGTGCAGTGTGCTTTTCCCTGCGCTtaaatctctttctctcttttcagTCATGTTTGCTGCATCTTCTGAAATGTATGGTGTCCTCCTCGTTTTGGATCAAACAGGTTTGGGGTTCATCCATCAAGAGGATAACCATTTTCTACCGTTCTTGTGATCTAGATGATTACTCATGTTTTATCTTTAAGACCCCCAGTCTTGTGTTCCTTGACTACTCTAGTTACGCCGCACAAGATTATCTTGTTCAGTTTGATGATTCTCTTGTCGAAGCTAGATTGGATAGTCGGTTGTGGAAGTATTATAATCATGTCCTACCATTACCTATCTCATATGGTTATCAACTTTCAAAGCATGGTGAATATTGGGGGGATGCAACCAAACTCATTCTAGGAGTAAGCAATGTTGTGACCCTTCACTTGTCTCCTGATTCTCTTGAGGTGttttatttctgttttatttgTGATCATGGGAAAATGATGAGGAGTTGCTGCTTATTGTCCTGTCGGGTGAAGGTGTTGAAGGTATATGGGTATGAAGGAAGTTGTGAAGAGTTGAATCAGATGAGACATTTCTTGAAGAATTTGAGGTTTCTCAAACTGGTTAAAGTTAAGGTTCAAGAGCAAGTTAACTACTTGTCGCTTACCATTGACCTAACTAAGCTCCTCTCTACAGCTTCTTCCAATAATTGCAAGATCCAATTCATTTGATTTCTCTTTCTTCACATTGTTTTCATTCGTAACTACATTCTTtacatttcatttcatttccaATGGTAAAAAACTGTACTCTGCATGCATGATTCCAAATCATATACAACACTCCTAAGCCTCTCCTCAGGTTTGCTCACAGCACAATCAGGGTCACTCTTTAAGATCATCATGCACTCCCCTCTCCACGATCACATTGATTCTCCATAACAGTATCCTGCTTTCCATTTTCATGGCTTTGATTGCGTAGAGCCTCGAAAGCAGACCCTTGACGAATCTGTAGTCGCTCGTACTGTACCATTTCACCTGTTTCTTGACAACTTTCTCCAAATCTCTGAAAGCTCTCCTCACAACCCCAACTTCCATTCCTCCTCTTTCCACAAGCTCTCTCACCGAATCTATCATCTTCAAAGTAATCTCCTTAACAGAATCAGCATGACTTGTGACCTCTACCAAGTGAATCGCTGCACAAAAAGCACCCACAAACGCCAAGACCCAGCAACTATTATCTTCTACCAGAAGCAGCTGTAGCCTTGCGTTGATCTCAGGGAGAAGAATATCAATCACATGAATCAAAATATCCATATCATCAAGCATCATTGTTAGAGACTGGAAGATATAGACCGCTTTCTCGAACTGTGTTTTGCATTGTGATGCAATATATTCCCATAGATCGAACCATTTGTCTTCTCCTTCGTTGCTTAACACTTCATTAGCAACGTGGAACACCACTTCGCCTAGGACTTTGAACATGCTGTCTGAGACTGAGAGCCGGTCTTCCTTAAGGCAAGAAATGAGCAGTGGCTGGAGCTGTCTCATCACTGAAACCTCTATCACCACCTTCTTGGTAGCGTGATCAGAGAGCAGGAGGTTTAGCCTTCTGATAGCCAACTCTCTGGAACTCTCTTCGAGATCGGTTACCGCAAAGATTCTCAAGATCTCAAGTGGTGATGATAAGGTGGACAAATGGTTACACCAATCAATTTCAAACCCTCCTGATAtgtgatcatcatcatcatcatcatcatcatggcCATACATGTTGGGTTTCCGAAGCACATTCGAAATCTCACTCTTTACCTTCTTGCCTTGTTTCTTAGATTCGTGACGGCAAGAAGCAATCTTGAAAGCTAACTCCGCTACAAAGGTGCGCTGTTCCTTATTGTACTTAGAGAGGGTGCCGTCTCGTGCAAGGAACGTCTTGAGATCTTCAAGCCCTCTATCAACAAACTCTCCCATTCCTTTCTTCACCACATCACTCGCTAACTTGAGAACACGCTCCATCAAGGTCGATTCCATCTCCGAATCCGCGGCATGAACCCCAATTTTAACAACAGTTTCAAACGCCAAGACCCAATCTTGGACTCCAACTCTCTCAGGGCTAAGCAGCACCAACTCGGCTTCATCGTAAACTCTCTGCATAACTGGTAGGCTGATGAAGTCATCGCAGACCGCAGGCACATCGAGGAAGACATGAAAAGCTCTGCAAGGGTAGCTATCAGTAAGTCCGAGGATGCAACCGTTGAGCTCCTCCCATCCTCCATCATCTAACATACCAACGTTGTAAGCCACGAAAGAGACGATTCTCCGGAGGATCTTGATGTCAGATTCTCCCGTTTCTTCCATCTCCAAGCACGAGATCACGAGCGGTTTGACGTCGCGGAGAGCGGAGGGAGAGAACTGGAAGTTGCGGCTTCTGAGCTCGGTGGTTGCTTGGGAGAGAAGATAGATCATCCGGAACCTGAGGAGGCCATCGGTGGAACAGCTTCGATACGCCTTGAGGAGCTTTAGGGTTAAGAAGTCTGCGAAATGAGCGACGCAGCATTCGTAGAGAGCACGCGCCGATTTGTACTCGATGCTTTCTTGGCTCTTGAAGAGCGCGTCGAGGACGGCCGCTACTTCGTTGCAGGTTTCGGTTTTGAGAAAATCTCTGGCTTTCGACATCTGATTCCAAGATTCCTCCAGTGCAGCAATCCATGGATCCTCCAttgcagcttcttcttcttcttcttcggccattttcttttctttttcccgAGAAAATTTCGCTTCTTTTGTCTGGAAAATGGGGCTTAGTAAGAGACGTTGCGGTTTATTTGTTTTGAGGACGAATGTATAAACCGGAGTGAACCTAATTGAACCAACGGAGGCACGTGCTGTGCATATGGCTCCAAGAGGGCTTAGTTTGATATGGGCTTATAATGGGCCCATTTGTGTGTGATAATGGTGGCGTTTGCGTCTTTGTCCCGCCACTCTGTATTAAATCAGGTTTTCAAATAAGTGTGTATCTGCTTCGGGAAGGATTGAATCTTAGGGCGGGGATGAATTTGGGGGAATTAAACAAGGTGTGGGAGATTAAAGCGCTTAAGAAGAAACCGAGGGAAGAAGAAGCGAGGAAGATTCTGGAGAAAGTGGCGAATCAGGTTCAGCCCATTATGACTCGACGCAAATGGCGTGTCAAGCTTCTCTCCGAGTtctggtaatttttttttattaaaaaggggCTCTCTTTCCTCTTTTAATCATCTGATGTTCTTAGGGTTTATTAATGCTATTGTTGATTTCAGCCCAACGAATCCAAGGCTTTTGGGGGTGAATGTTAATAGAGGCGTTCACGTCAAATTGAGGCTTCGCAGGGTAAACCACGATGGAGACTTCTTATCATATCACGAAGTTCTTGACACTATGCTCCACGAGCTTTGCCACAACGCCCATGGCCCTCACAACGCTTCTTTCTACAAGCTCTGGGATGAACTTCGAAAGGTACTCTTTCTTCCTTTCCTTTGAATATTATCtgatgtttgatgtttttttttgtaatggtAGGATGTTCTCTTTGTTGAATATTATCATTGTTCTAAGCTCATGTTTAGCTGCATCACTGTAccttattttagataaaatctAATTGGTGGAATTGTGATTCTTATGTAGGGGATAGTCATTTGCCTTTTCTGAAAGTAAAATGACTTTAGATTTTGGCTACTTGTTACTTGCTGCTGCATTACTAATTTTGTCcatgtgtttgttttgtgcCAGG
The window above is part of the Brassica napus cultivar Da-Ae chromosome C3, Da-Ae, whole genome shotgun sequence genome. Proteins encoded here:
- the LOC106429063 gene encoding zinc transporter 11-like; translation: MSRPLVFFFFFLFLVLVVPCLSHGGGGDHDDDEAPPAKSSDLKSKSLITVKIACLVIIFVLTFISGVSPYFLKWSQGFLVLGTQFAGGVFLATALMHFLSDADETFRDLLTAEGESEPSPAYPFAYMLACTGYMLTMLADSVIAHVYSKTPSKDVELQGEEKPNQGSGIGDSILLIVALCFHSVFEGIAIGISETKADAWRALWTITLHKVFAAIAMGIALLRMIPDRPLLSSIMYSFAFAISSPIGVAIGIVIDATTQGTVADWIFAVSMSFACGVFVYVSVNHLLAKGYLPNQKVNVDEPRFKFLAVLSGVVVIAIVMIWDT
- the LOC106354104 gene encoding F-box/LRR-repeat protein At1g48400-like — protein: MAPKKVETGGRDLISSLPDELLSEILSLLPTKTAASTSILSKRWKNLLSLVHNLDFDESTMVFDPSLPKAGLRFIDFVRRTLVLLGDSPIHKLSLEWKSEKAQHLIYPLIYNALQREVLELHLISPKRQFVPSELFFSKTLVKLTLTLGCFARETTTCSVLFPALKSLSLFSVMFAASSEMYGVLLVLDQTGLGFIHQEDNHFLPFL
- the LOC106429056 gene encoding uncharacterized protein LOC106429056, with the translated sequence MAEEEEEEAAMEDPWIAALEESWNQMSKARDFLKTETCNEVAAVLDALFKSQESIEYKSARALYECCVAHFADFLTLKLLKAYRSCSTDGLLRFRMIYLLSQATTELRSRNFQFSPSALRDVKPLVISCLEMEETGESDIKILRRIVSFVAYNVGMLDDGGWEELNGCILGLTDSYPCRAFHVFLDVPAVCDDFISLPVMQRVYDEAELVLLSPERVGVQDWVLAFETVVKIGVHAADSEMESTLMERVLKLASDVVKKGMGEFVDRGLEDLKTFLARDGTLSKYNKEQRTFVAELAFKIASCRHESKKQGKKVKSEISNVLRKPNMYGHDDDDDDDDHISGGFEIDWCNHLSTLSSPLEILRIFAVTDLEESSRELAIRRLNLLLSDHATKKVVIEVSVMRQLQPLLISCLKEDRLSVSDSMFKVLGEVVFHVANEVLSNEGEDKWFDLWEYIASQCKTQFEKAVYIFQSLTMMLDDMDILIHVIDILLPEINARLQLLLVEDNSCWVLAFVGAFCAAIHLVEVTSHADSVKEITLKMIDSVRELVERGGMEVGVVRRAFRDLEKVVKKQVKWYSTSDYRFVKGLLSRLYAIKAMKMESRILLWRINVIVERGVHDDLKE